The following proteins come from a genomic window of Methanobrevibacter sp. TMH8:
- a CDS encoding MBL fold metallo-hydrolase — MTEIKIFGNMAKVYLIKEEDSCVLVDTGIKFDRKSIYNYIKNEKVDLIILTHYHIDHIANAHYLSKELEIPIAMSEVDYDIVKNGNEPKLYPYDFVGRILKITSKMINPISNLDMFDIDVFLKNKQSLEKFGINGTVYSLPGHTKGSIGLMVDNDKFFVGDAMMNHFSPSPSKIFENKEEMLQSVDFIKNSSASIIYTGHGKPFKNM, encoded by the coding sequence ATGACAGAAATTAAAATTTTTGGAAATATGGCTAAAGTTTACTTAATTAAAGAAGAGGATAGTTGTGTCTTAGTTGATACTGGGATAAAATTTGATAGAAAATCTATTTATAATTATATTAAAAATGAAAAAGTTGATTTAATAATCTTAACTCATTACCATATTGATCACATAGCTAATGCACATTACTTATCAAAAGAACTAGAAATACCTATTGCAATGAGTGAAGTAGATTATGATATTGTTAAAAATGGAAATGAACCTAAATTATATCCTTATGATTTTGTAGGTAGGATTTTAAAAATTACAAGTAAAATGATAAACCCTATATCTAATTTAGACATGTTTGATATTGATGTTTTTCTTAAAAATAAACAATCTCTTGAAAAATTTGGTATTAATGGAACAGTATATTCTCTTCCTGGCCATACTAAAGGTTCTATAGGTTTAATGGTTGATAATGATAAATTTTTTGTTGGTGATGCAATGATGAATCATTTTTCTCCTTCTCCATCTAAGATTTTTGAAAATAAAGAAGAAATGTTACAAAGTGTTGACTTTATTAAAAATTCTTCTGCTTCCATTATTTACACAGGACATGGAAAACCTTTTAAAAATATGTAA
- a CDS encoding YigZ family protein, with product MKTISKSYQVELEIKKSQFICRLFPAKDSAEAKEIIRTISTKYNDATHNCSAYIVIDGEAYDDDGEPSGTAGKPMLNVLKKNNLNNIVAIVTRYFGGIKLGAGGLVRAYGKSVIEALSISDIVEIEEYKTYELSFDYFNIKTIEEYIRNYNIIILNKEFSEKVNYKIAIKKEEDIEPFKEKSKKTAKVEFLNNEYLNLNAKD from the coding sequence ATGAAAACAATATCAAAGTCATATCAAGTTGAATTAGAGATAAAAAAATCACAATTTATTTGTAGATTATTCCCTGCAAAGGATTCAGCTGAAGCAAAAGAGATAATAAGGACCATATCAACAAAATACAATGATGCAACACATAATTGTTCTGCTTATATTGTTATTGATGGAGAAGCTTATGATGATGATGGGGAACCGAGTGGAACTGCTGGAAAACCAATGCTAAATGTTTTAAAGAAAAATAATCTCAATAATATTGTAGCTATTGTAACAAGATATTTTGGAGGAATAAAACTTGGTGCTGGAGGATTAGTTCGAGCATATGGTAAATCTGTAATCGAAGCTTTATCAATAAGTGATATAGTTGAAATAGAAGAATATAAAACATATGAGTTATCATTTGACTACTTCAATATAAAAACAATTGAAGAATATATTAGGAATTATAATATAATTATTTTAAATAAAGAATTTAGCGAAAAAGTGAATTATAAAATAGCTATTAAAAAAGAAGAAGATATTGAACCTTTTAAAGAGAAATCGAAAAAAACAGCGAAAGTTGAGTTTTTAAATAATGAATACTTGAATTTAAATGCAAAAGACTAA
- a CDS encoding LSm family protein: MSGQQGYVQRPLDALGKATNSPVLIKLKGDREFRGILKSFDLHMNLVLNDAEELEKGEVTRRLGTVLIRGDNIVYISP; the protein is encoded by the coding sequence GTGAGCGGACAACAAGGTTATGTTCAAAGACCACTTGATGCATTAGGCAAAGCAACTAACTCTCCAGTTTTAATAAAATTAAAAGGAGATCGTGAATTCAGAGGTATACTTAAAAGCTTCGACTTACATATGAACTTAGTTCTTAATGATGCTGAAGAATTAGAAAAAGGAGAAGTAACAAGAAGACTAGGAACTGTGCTCATTAGAGGAGACAATATAGTTTATATTTCACCTTAG
- a CDS encoding RNA-binding protein, with protein sequence MKVKQRYHLKKKKLKELKRDLGEYSDLISNKSSVEFLEVDPNPFVLVDGKPAVIIINEKPFPTLKAALENDIGGKKVTVDMGAVKFVTNGADIMSPGIVASDKDVKSDDVVVVVEETHKKPLAIGIALISGEKMVENDSGKAIENIHHIGDDIWNLEI encoded by the coding sequence TTGAAGGTTAAACAAAGGTATCATCTTAAAAAGAAAAAATTAAAAGAATTAAAAAGAGATTTAGGGGAATATTCTGATTTAATCTCAAATAAATCTAGTGTTGAATTTTTAGAAGTTGATCCTAATCCATTTGTTCTTGTTGATGGTAAACCAGCAGTAATCATAATCAATGAAAAGCCATTTCCAACACTTAAAGCTGCTTTAGAAAATGATATTGGTGGGAAAAAAGTAACAGTTGATATGGGAGCTGTTAAATTTGTAACAAATGGTGCAGACATAATGAGTCCTGGAATTGTGGCCAGTGACAAAGATGTAAAATCTGATGATGTTGTTGTAGTAGTAGAAGAGACCCATAAAAAACCATTAGCTATTGGTATTGCGTTAATTTCTGGAGAAAAAATGGTTGAAAATGATTCTGGAAAAGCTATTGAAAATATCCATCATATTGGTGATGATATCTGGAATTTGGAAATTTAA
- the arfB gene encoding 2-amino-5-formylamino-6-ribosylaminopyrimidin-4(3H)-one 5'-monophosphate deformylase produces the protein MVELRYNAGNVFNPLVHKIGIIALGSHLENHGPALPIDTDAKIAAYIALQASLESGAKFLGIIYPAHEIEEINHGIHYSLEELADNITKTLKAAKKYLKIEKVVIINAHGGNLPLFQYLDKIEDDALLDIVLLNNTIIENEGPHGGSGELSMGKVLGILDEEEIINQTNLEVYGEVGLSQFKEARKNDPGIEEGASEIENNGVYLDINYGKQLLNLAINSVLLDVEKILDY, from the coding sequence ATGGTAGAACTAAGATATAATGCTGGAAATGTATTTAATCCTTTAGTACACAAAATAGGAATAATAGCTTTAGGATCACATTTAGAAAATCATGGCCCTGCATTACCTATTGATACTGATGCTAAAATAGCTGCATACATTGCTCTTCAAGCTTCTCTTGAAAGTGGAGCTAAATTTCTTGGAATTATTTATCCTGCTCATGAAATTGAAGAAATAAATCATGGAATTCATTATTCTCTTGAAGAATTAGCTGATAATATAACTAAAACATTAAAAGCAGCAAAAAAGTATTTAAAAATTGAAAAAGTAGTTATCATCAATGCCCATGGAGGGAATCTTCCATTATTCCAATATCTTGATAAAATTGAAGATGATGCATTATTAGATATTGTTCTGCTTAATAATACTATTATTGAAAATGAAGGACCACATGGAGGTTCTGGAGAATTATCTATGGGAAAAGTTCTTGGAATCCTTGATGAAGAAGAAATTATTAATCAGACAAACCTTGAAGTTTATGGCGAAGTTGGATTAAGTCAATTTAAAGAAGCTAGAAAAAATGATCCAGGAATTGAAGAAGGTGCTTCAGAAATCGAAAATAATGGAGTTTATCTTGATATTAACTATGGAAAACAGCTGTTAAACTTAGCTATAAACTCAGTTTTACTTGATGTTGAAAAAATATTAGATTATTAA
- a CDS encoding 50S ribosomal protein L37e, protein MIMKGTPSMGKKNKKTHIRCRRCGRNAYHVRKKVCASCGFGKSKRIRSYSWQNKKTITGQRLV, encoded by the coding sequence ATAATCATGAAAGGAACACCTTCAATGGGTAAGAAGAATAAAAAAACCCATATACGATGTAGAAGATGTGGAAGAAATGCTTACCACGTACGTAAAAAAGTCTGTGCTTCTTGTGGATTCGGTAAATCAAAAAGAATCAGAAGTTACAGCTGGCAAAATAAAAAGACAATTACTGGTCAAAGATTAGTATAA